GCCGGCCATCCTCGCAGATGAACGCGAGCCGGTCCACGTCCGGATCGACGCTGATGCCCAGGTCGGCGTGCTCGCGGACGACCGTCTCGCTGAGCTCGACGAGGTTCTTGGGCAGCGGCTCCGGGTTGTGGGCGAAGTCGCCCGTAGGCTCACCGTTGAGCGTGATGCACTTCACGCCGAGGCGCTCCAGCAGGCGCGGCATGATGATGCCGCCCACGGAATTGATGGCGTCGAGCACCACCGTGAAGCCGGCCTTGCGGACGGCCTCGACGTCCACGGCCTCCAGGGCCAGGACGGCGTCGATGTGCTCGTCGGTGAAATCGTGCTCTTCGATGCTGCCCAGCGCATCGACTTCGGCGAAGTCGAAATCCCCGCTCTCGGCGAGGTCCAGGATGGCCTGGCCTTCGGCCGCGGTCAGGAACTCGCCCCGCTCGTTGAGGAGCTTGAGGGCGTTCCACTGCCGCGGGTTGTGGCTGGCAGTCAGGATGATGCCGCCGTCCGCCTGCGCGAACACCACGGCCAGTTCGGTCGTGGGCGTGGAGGCAAAGCCGCAGCGGACCACGTCCACGCCGCAGGCGACGAGGGTGCCGCAGACGAGCTGTTCGACCATCGCGCCGCTGATGCGGGCGTCGCGGCCGACGACGACTTTATATCTGTTGCCGCTGTTGGGCGCGGGCTTGCGCTGCTTCAGGCAGGCACAGTATGCATAGGTGAACTTGACGATATCGACGGGGGTCAGGGCCTCGCCGGGGGCGCCGCCGATGGTGCCGCGGATACCGGAGATTGATTTTATCAGTGTCATAGTTTGCAAAATTACGAAAATAATTCTTATCTTTGCGCCCGATTCAAAAAACACTAGTGTAATGAAAAAAGGAATCCATCCCGAAACCTACCGTCTTGTAGCTTTCAAGGATATGTCAAACGAGGACGTGTTCATCACCCGCTCCTGCGCTACCAGCAAGGAGAACATCACCATCGACGGTGTCGAGTACCCCCTCGTGAAGCTTGAGATTTCCAACACATCTCATCCTTTCTACACCGGCAAGATGAAAATCGTCGACAGCGCCGGTCGTGTTGATATGTTCTATCAGAGATACAAGAGCCGCAAGAAGTAATCCGCTTCTGCGAAGCAATATGGTTGAAGAAATCCCGGACACAAGGTGCCCGGGATTCTTTTTTGCGTATGTGCCTGCGGCTATTTGCCGAGGGACGGCAGGTTGATCATCATGCCGCCCTGGCCGGAGGTGACCTGCGGCAGCTGGCCGTTCCACTTCTCGATCCAGTCCTCCTGGATGATGAACGGGCTCAGGGAGGCGGAGATGGTGCGGTTGTAGTAGGCCTCGGCGTCGGCCTTGACGCGGGTGGCCTCGGCCTCGCCCTTCGCCTTGGCGATGGCGATCTGCGCGTTGGCCTCGGCCTGCTTGACCAGGTTCTCGGCCTTCAGGGCCTCCTGGATGGCCTGGTTCTTGGCCTCGATGGCGGCGCTCAGGGACTGCGGCGGGGTGATCTGGGAGGTGAATTCCTGCACCTTGAAGCCTTCTTCGTTGAGCGAGCGCTCCAGCATCGCGCGGACTTCCTGCTCGAACTTGGCGCGGTTGGCCATCAGCTCGTCAGAAGTATAGTTGTTGGCGGAGATACGATAAGCGTCGTAGATGCAGGTGCGGATGTAGCCCATCTCGATCTCACGCAGGGACTGGCGGTACTTGTTGAAGACGTAGGCTGCCTTGGAGCGGTCCAGCTGGTAGGCCATCATCGGATCCATCGTGAAGGTGGCGGCGTCCTTGGTCGTGACCGTGAAGGGATCATAGTTGACGCGCTGGATGAACACGGGATAGGTGAAGACGCGCGTGGTGATCGGGTTGAAGAAGGTCAGGCCGGAGACCTGGTTGGCGACGAGCTCGCCCTGGTCGGTCAGCGAGAATTTCTTGAACTTGATGCCGATCTCGGAGTTGTCCACCATCTTCGTGCAGGTGGCCAGGAAGAGGATGAACGCACCCAGGCAGATGCCCAGAACAGAATAGAACTTAACTTTTTTCATATCGGATAAGGTAGTATTTTGCAACCTTCAAATGTACAATAAAAAACAATCCGGCACAAGACCGGATTGTAAGGGAAGCAAGCTTATCGCAAGTTCAGTTTCTTAAATTTATTATTCTATGACCAATTCGAAAGGGACAAGCGGCAAGCCGGAAACAGCATGCAGATTACCCGGTGTGAAACAGCCCCAACCATAGCGGAGAACCCGAGGTTCGGGCACCGAGTCGCTGCGCACTACCATGAAATTGCCGAATACCCGGGCTTCCCTGACCGGATACATGACGCCGTCGGCACCGGCGATCTCTAAACCATCTATATAGGTGCTGCGGTCCAGACCGTCTTGACAGTCAGCAAGTTCTACAAATACCGCGCCAGGTTTTGTCATCGGGCCCGCAGGCGCGCGGAAAGCGCGCACCGCCTCGGGCGACTTGCACGCGACACGGTCCAGGCCGTAGTCGCGGTGCAGGGCCAGGTAGGCCAGGCGCTCCCCCACCTCGCGCTTGCGCGCCGGGTGGATCTGGTCGAGCTCATAGGGATAGACCAAGTCGTTGGTCACGGCGATGCCGCCGTTGGGCATGCGCTTGGCCGCGTCATGCTGCGCGCGGCGCAGGAGCGCGCCATCAGGCCCGTCGCCATAGTTGTACGGCGCAATCTCCACCTGGTAGAAAGGCAGGCGGGCGTCGGTGTCGCCCCAGTCGGCGCGCCACACCGACACCATCTTCTGCAGACGCTCGCTGTAGGTCGCGTCCGCGCCCACGTTGGAGCAGCCCTGATACCAGATGAAGCCCTTGATGGTGTAGCCCTTGACGGGAACGACCATCGCGTTGTACATCATATAGGGGCTGTAGTATTCATAGGGCAGCGCCTCGACCGAAGCGCTGTCCGTCGGAATGTCCGGATAGGTCTCGACAATCTCGCGCGGCAGCCAGCTCTCCACCTTGGAACCGCCGTAGGCGCTGAACAGGATGCCGACCGGCACGTCCAGCGTCTCGTTGAGCTTGCGGGCGAAGAAATAGCCCGTGGCGCTCATCTCCGATACCGTCGTCGCGTCGGCACGCCACCATTCGCCCTCGATCTCGGCGAGAGGCTCGTAGCTCCGCGCGCGCGGAACCTTGAACATCCGGATACGGTCGCGCATCGGCGCCGCCGTGATCACGTCCGCGGCGCCCTCGACCGGGCAGCCGCCGAAACCGCGGATGGGCATCTCCATGTTGCTCTGGCCGGAGGCGAACCACACCTCGCCCACCAGCACGTCGCTGATGGTCAGGCGCTCGCGGCCCGCGGAAATCCGGATGGAATACGGGGTATAGGAAGCGGCGGGTGTCTGCACGGACACCTGCCAGAAGCCGTCCGCGTCAGCCTGGGCGGTATATTTGCGGCGGTCCCAGGAAGGAACGACCGTCACGCGCTGGCCCGGATCGGCTTTGCCCCAGACCACCGCCGGCGTCTGCTGCTGCAGGACCATGCCGTCGCTGCAGGGCTGGCGAAGTTCGAGTTTTGCGAATGCGGACACGCTGACCAGCAGTGCCGCCATTAAGACAAGCAGTTTTCTCATATCTTGATTCTTTCAAGGATTTCCATGCACATCCGTCCGTTGTGGTAGGGACACTTCCAGAAACCGGCGCGGTCGTCCGTTACGTTGGGCGTCCCGTCCGCACGCAGGCTCCAGTACCATTCGCCGTCCGGGCAGACCAGGTGGCGGCGGATGAACTCCCAGGTGTCCGTGGCGCGCGCCGCCCACGCCGGGTCGGCGTCGCGCTGAAAGCGGTTCCAGCAACCCACGACCGTCTCCGCCTGCACCCACCAGTGGCGATCTGCGTCATGGTGCCCCGTCGCTGGAACCCATTCATATATCATGCCTTCGCCCGGCTTCCAGCCCTCGAGCGAGGCAACCGCGATGCGCCGGCAGGCCGCGGACGTCCGGACGCGGAGCGCCGCGTCGTCCAGCAGGTCCACCGCTTCTTCCAGCAGCCAGGACGCTTCGATGTCGTGGCCATAGGAGACCGCGTCCGACTGGGAATTCCAGTTCATGTCAAAGAACAGTCCAAGATGCCCGTCGGCGCGGACGATACGGTCCAGGAAGATCTCCAGCAGGCCCGTCAGCTGCCGCCGCAGGCCCTCGTCCTTCCATACCCGGAACAAAGACGTATAACCCTCCAGGATATGCAGGTGCGTGTTCATCGTCTTGGCGTCGTTGCGGTCGCGCTCCGACAGGCGCATGTCTTCTATAGGTTCCCACGTGCGCGTGCAGGCTTCGAGATAGCCGCCTCCGGCGGCGTCGAAGCTGTGCGCCTCGATGTCGCGGTACAGGCGGACAGCCAGGTCGAGCGCCTCCGGCGAGCCGACGGCGCGGTGGTATTCCGCGAGGCCGTAAATCGTAAACGCGATCGCGTAGAACTGCTTCTTGGTGTCAAGGGGCCGGCCGTCGGCGGTCAGGCTCCAGTATACCCCGCCGTATTGCGGGTCGTAGAACCGTTCGCGGATCTCGGTATAGGTGCGGTCGGCGGCCTGCCGGCAGGAAGGGTCCCCGGTGAGCCGGAACGCGGACGCGAACGTCCACAGGATCCGGGCGTTGAGGATGGCCCCCCGGGGCGCGTCGGGCACCAGCGAGCCATCTCCGGCAATGCGGCCAAACCAGCCGCCGGAGGGGTCCTGCGCACGATGCAGCCAGAAGGGCAGAATGTCCAGCATCAGCTCGCGCTCGAGGTCGGAACGGAATGAAATCGGGTCCATTTTCAGGGGTAGAACAACTTGTCATTTCAAAGGTAGTATTTTGTTTCGAACGTAAAATATCTTGTCAAGAATTTGCAAAATAATGGTTAAGATAATATCACTTTAAATTTAAATTACTATATTTGTGCATTCATTTACGCAAAATGTCCTCCGTCCTTTCCGAAATCACCCCGCTCTCCCAGCGCGACTGCTTCTACATCGTCGAGCGGCACAAGAGCCAGTTCACCTACCCGCTGCACCAGCACCGGGAATACGAGCTCAACTTCATCCAGAACGGGCAGGGCCTTCGCAGGATCGTCGGCGACAGCGTGGAGGAGACCTCCAACCTGGACCTGGTCCTCATCTCCGGCGAGAACCTCGAACACATCTGGGAGCAGGGCCGGTGCACGGCGGAAGACATCCGGGAGATCACGATCCAGTTCTCGCCGGACCTGTTCGGCGGCGGCCTGCTCGGCAAGAACCAGTTCACGCGCATCTCCAAGATGCTGGAGCACGCCACGCACGGGATCGCGTTCCCGCAGGAAACGATCATGAAAGTCTATCACCGCCTGGACACGCTCGCTTCGGAGAAAGACTCTTTCAATCAGTTCATCAGCTGCTTACAGCTGCTCTACGAGCTTTCCGGGTCCGACTACCGCATCCTGGCCAGCAGCTCTTTCGCCCACGCCCCGCGCGACCGCGAAAGCCGGCGCATCCTCAAGGTCAAGGAATACATCAACGAGCATTATGCCGAGCCGCTCACCCTGGAGATGATGGCCGACCTGGTCGGGATGAGCCCCAGTTCCTTCAGCCGCTTTTTCCGGCAGCACACCGCCCGCACCTTCACCGGCTACCTGATCGACATCCGGCTCGGCCAGGCCGCCCGAGAGCTGGTGGACACCTCGCAGAACATCTCCGAGATCTGCTACCAGTGCGGCTTCAACAACCTGTCCAACTTCAACCGGATTTTCAAGGCCAAAAGAGGCATGTCGCCCCGTGAATTCCGCCAGATCTACAAGAAGAAAAAAGTCATAGTCTAGGCAGGAATTTTGCAATATTTGACAAAATCGTACTTGTTTCGCGCGTGACAAGCGCGTACTTTTGTGTCTGACTTAACGCATAATTATGCACAGACACAGTACCTGCTTTTGCAAAGTTATTCTTTTCGCCTTTCTCTCAATCACTTGCATCGTCGGATGCAAGCCCCGGAAAGCATTCTGGAGCGTTGAGGAAAGCCGCATCGTCCTCAACGGAGAGCCCCGTTACTTCATCGGCACCAACGTCTGGTACGCTTCCGAGCTGGCCCTGAGCGACCCGGAGCGTTTCCAGGCAGAACTGGATACCCTGCATGGCCTCGGTCTGGACAACCTCCGGATCCTGGCCACGGATGAGAATTTCGCCGGATTGGACATCGTTCTAAGTGAGTTGGAAAAAAGAGAGATGTCGGCCGTCCTTTTCCTGAACAATGCCTGGGAGTGGAGCCCCGACGGCTACCGCTCCTGGCTGGAAAAGGCCGGCGCCGGCCCTCAGCCTCATCCGGCCGTCGAAGGCTACGGCACCTACATGACCACCATGTATGCCTTCGCCTCCAACCCGCGGGCGGTCGAGCTCTTCCAGGAGCACGTCCGCCGCGTCGTGAGCCGCTACAAGGACTCCCCCGCCGTGTTCTCCTGGCAGATCTGCAACGAGCCGCGTCCCTTCACCGAGGACCCGGCCAGGATCGAGGACTTCATCGCCTATGTCCAGGGCACGGCCCGGCTGATCAAGTCGATCGACCCCCGCCACATGGTGAGCACCGGCAACGAAGGCTCGATGGGCTCCAATTCCGACATCGAGCTCTTCACCCGCCTCAACGACTGCCCGGACATCGACTACATCACGGTCCACATCTGGCCCTACAACTGGGGCTGGGCGCAGGCGCAAGCGCTTGCCGGCGAAAAGCCCGAGCACGCGCTCTACAGCGCCCTCTGGCAGACCGGCCGCTATATCGACGAGCACCTGGAGCGCGCCTACGACCTCCGCAAGCCGGTCGTGATCGAAGAATTCGGTTTCCCGCGCGACGGTTTCGCCTGGCTCAACGACAGCAGCACCGCCCTGCGCGACCGCTACTATAAATACGTCTTCTCCCGCGTGCTCGACTCCGCCCGCAAGGCCGGCCGCCTGGCCGGTTGCAATTTCTGGGCTTGGAGCGGCCTGGCGGAGCAGAACCGCGAGCACCAGTTCTGGAAGGAGGGCGACGCCCTCGCCGGCGATCCGCCGCAGGAGGCCCAGGGCCTCAACGGCGTGTATCTCTCCGACAGGAGCACCGTCGAGGTCGTCCGCAGCTACACCGACAGCCTCGCCCATGCCGTGACCGTGTGGGCGCCCGATCCCGACGGCTGGATGTTCTACGGTGACGGCCCGCTCGCGCTGGATGTCCGCGTCGCCTCGCAGACCGCGGGCGACTGCCCCGTCACGCTGGCCCTGGTCCGCGACGTGGACCTGATGTCCGACACGCAGGACACCGTGCTGCTCGCCACGGAGACCGCCCGGGTCCGCCCCGGCAGCCCGGCCCGCCTCAGCTTCAAGCTGGATGCGGTCGGCCTCGGCTTCTACCAGGCCCGCCTCGGCAAGCACCAGTCCTTCAACATCGGCATCAACCCCGAGCGCATCGGGAGCCCGCAGGACAAGCAGCCGGACTTCGACGCTTTCTGGGAGCAGACGCTCACCGAGCTCGCCGCCGTCCCGATGGACGCGCAGCTCGAGCCCGTCCCGGAGCACTCCGACAGCCTCCGCACCACCTACCGCGTCCGCTTCCAGTCCCTGGGCGGCGCCACGGCGGGCGGCATCCTCTGCGTGCCCGTCAAGGAGGGCAAATACCCCGTTTCCCTGGAACTGATGGGCTACGGCGCCGATCCGTTCTGGTATGATCCCGCCGCAGCGCCCGACAAGATCGAGTTCCTGGTGAGCGTGCGCGGACAGGGCATCTTCAAGGAGCCGGAAGGCCGCTGGATCGACCGCGGCCTGGACAGCAAGGAGAATTTCTACTATCGCGGCGCCTTCTGCGACATCGTCCGCGCCATCGACTTCGTCTGCTCGCTGGACTGCGCGGACACCTCCCGCATCTTCGCCTGGGGCGACAGCCAGGGAGGCGCCTTCACCTGGATCGCGGGCAGCCTGGACCACCGCGTGCGCGCCATCGCGCCGAGCGTCCCGTTCCTGAGCGACTACCCCGACTACGCCCGCATCGTCTGGTGGCCGGTACACGAAGTGTTCCAGGCGGCCGACGCGGCCGGCATCGAACGGGAAGACCTCTTCCGGACCCTGTCCTATTTCGACGTCAAAAATTTCACCGACCGGGTGGAATGCCCGGTCTACATGGCCTTCGGCCTGCAGGACCCCACCTGCCCCCCGCATACCAACTTCGCCGGATACAACCAGGTCAGCGCACCCAAGCATTTCCACTGTGAGCCGCTCTGCGGCCACAGCATGTGGAAGGAGCGCCGCTGGCAGCGCATCCGCGCAGATTTCTTCGATCAGTTTTAACAAAACATTTTTCCCACTAATTATCAAAACAATTATCCAATGAAAGAAAAACTGTTGACATGCCTCCTGGCGCTCGTGGCGAGCGTCAGCCTGATGGCTCAGAACGTCGCCGTCTCCGGTGTCGTGAGCGATCAGACGGGGCCTGTGATCGGTGCCAGCGTGTTCGAAAAGGACACGGACAACGGCACAGTCACCGACTTGGATGGAAAGTTCAGTCTCCTGGTCAAACCCGGGGCGACACTGGTCATCTCATCCATCGGTTACGCGACGCAGGAAATTCCCGTCGGTTCCCAGCGGGTCTTCGACGTCATCCTCGAAGAAGACAACGAATTC
The sequence above is a segment of the Bacteroidales bacterium WCE2004 genome. Coding sequences within it:
- a CDS encoding phosphomannomutase; translation: MTLIKSISGIRGTIGGAPGEALTPVDIVKFTYAYCACLKQRKPAPNSGNRYKVVVGRDARISGAMVEQLVCGTLVACGVDVVRCGFASTPTTELAVVFAQADGGIILTASHNPRQWNALKLLNERGEFLTAAEGQAILDLAESGDFDFAEVDALGSIEEHDFTDEHIDAVLALEAVDVEAVRKAGFTVVLDAINSVGGIIMPRLLERLGVKCITLNGEPTGDFAHNPEPLPKNLVELSETVVREHADLGISVDPDVDRLAFICEDGRPFVEEYTLVAVADYLLERAEKAGVSPRNTVSNLSSSRALRDVTEAHGGTYYAAAVGEVNVTTKMHEVGALIGGEGNGGVIYPASHCGRDAMVGVALFLSHLAHKGMSVSAYKATLPPYFIAKNRIDLSDKALIDRILDAMKEHFKDEKVNTVDGVKIDFEARKQWVHLRKSNTEPIIRIYSEAQTEEEAQRLGEEVIALAQRIIGA
- a CDS encoding LSU ribosomal protein L31P, with translation MKKGIHPETYRLVAFKDMSNEDVFITRSCATSKENITIDGVEYPLVKLEISNTSHPFYTGKMKIVDSAGRVDMFYQRYKSRKK
- a CDS encoding Regulator of protease activity HflC, stomatin/prohibitin superfamily; amino-acid sequence: MKKVKFYSVLGICLGAFILFLATCTKMVDNSEIGIKFKKFSLTDQGELVANQVSGLTFFNPITTRVFTYPVFIQRVNYDPFTVTTKDAATFTMDPMMAYQLDRSKAAYVFNKYRQSLREIEMGYIRTCIYDAYRISANNYTSDELMANRAKFEQEVRAMLERSLNEEGFKVQEFTSQITPPQSLSAAIEAKNQAIQEALKAENLVKQAEANAQIAIAKAKGEAEATRVKADAEAYYNRTISASLSPFIIQEDWIEKWNGQLPQVTSGQGGMMINLPSLGK
- a CDS encoding sialate O-acetylesterase, which codes for MAALLVSVSAFAKLELRQPCSDGMVLQQQTPAVVWGKADPGQRVTVVPSWDRRKYTAQADADGFWQVSVQTPAASYTPYSIRISAGRERLTISDVLVGEVWFASGQSNMEMPIRGFGGCPVEGAADVITAAPMRDRIRMFKVPRARSYEPLAEIEGEWWRADATTVSEMSATGYFFARKLNETLDVPVGILFSAYGGSKVESWLPREIVETYPDIPTDSASVEALPYEYYSPYMMYNAMVVPVKGYTIKGFIWYQGCSNVGADATYSERLQKMVSVWRADWGDTDARLPFYQVEIAPYNYGDGPDGALLRRAQHDAAKRMPNGGIAVTNDLVYPYELDQIHPARKREVGERLAYLALHRDYGLDRVACKSPEAVRAFRAPAGPMTKPGAVFVELADCQDGLDRSTYIDGLEIAGADGVMYPVREARVFGNFMVVRSDSVPEPRVLRYGWGCFTPGNLHAVSGLPLVPFELVIE
- a CDS encoding mannobiose 2-epimerase — its product is MDPISFRSDLERELMLDILPFWLHRAQDPSGGWFGRIAGDGSLVPDAPRGAILNARILWTFASAFRLTGDPSCRQAADRTYTEIRERFYDPQYGGVYWSLTADGRPLDTKKQFYAIAFTIYGLAEYHRAVGSPEALDLAVRLYRDIEAHSFDAAGGGYLEACTRTWEPIEDMRLSERDRNDAKTMNTHLHILEGYTSLFRVWKDEGLRRQLTGLLEIFLDRIVRADGHLGLFFDMNWNSQSDAVSYGHDIEASWLLEEAVDLLDDAALRVRTSAACRRIAVASLEGWKPGEGMIYEWVPATGHHDADRHWWVQAETVVGCWNRFQRDADPAWAARATDTWEFIRRHLVCPDGEWYWSLRADGTPNVTDDRAGFWKCPYHNGRMCMEILERIKI
- a CDS encoding AraC-type DNA-binding protein; its protein translation is MSSVLSEITPLSQRDCFYIVERHKSQFTYPLHQHREYELNFIQNGQGLRRIVGDSVEETSNLDLVLISGENLEHIWEQGRCTAEDIREITIQFSPDLFGGGLLGKNQFTRISKMLEHATHGIAFPQETIMKVYHRLDTLASEKDSFNQFISCLQLLYELSGSDYRILASSSFAHAPRDRESRRILKVKEYINEHYAEPLTLEMMADLVGMSPSSFSRFFRQHTARTFTGYLIDIRLGQAARELVDTSQNISEICYQCGFNNLSNFNRIFKAKRGMSPREFRQIYKKKKVIV
- a CDS encoding Cephalosporin-C deacetylase, producing the protein MHRHSTCFCKVILFAFLSITCIVGCKPRKAFWSVEESRIVLNGEPRYFIGTNVWYASELALSDPERFQAELDTLHGLGLDNLRILATDENFAGLDIVLSELEKREMSAVLFLNNAWEWSPDGYRSWLEKAGAGPQPHPAVEGYGTYMTTMYAFASNPRAVELFQEHVRRVVSRYKDSPAVFSWQICNEPRPFTEDPARIEDFIAYVQGTARLIKSIDPRHMVSTGNEGSMGSNSDIELFTRLNDCPDIDYITVHIWPYNWGWAQAQALAGEKPEHALYSALWQTGRYIDEHLERAYDLRKPVVIEEFGFPRDGFAWLNDSSTALRDRYYKYVFSRVLDSARKAGRLAGCNFWAWSGLAEQNREHQFWKEGDALAGDPPQEAQGLNGVYLSDRSTVEVVRSYTDSLAHAVTVWAPDPDGWMFYGDGPLALDVRVASQTAGDCPVTLALVRDVDLMSDTQDTVLLATETARVRPGSPARLSFKLDAVGLGFYQARLGKHQSFNIGINPERIGSPQDKQPDFDAFWEQTLTELAAVPMDAQLEPVPEHSDSLRTTYRVRFQSLGGATAGGILCVPVKEGKYPVSLELMGYGADPFWYDPAAAPDKIEFLVSVRGQGIFKEPEGRWIDRGLDSKENFYYRGAFCDIVRAIDFVCSLDCADTSRIFAWGDSQGGAFTWIAGSLDHRVRAIAPSVPFLSDYPDYARIVWWPVHEVFQAADAAGIEREDLFRTLSYFDVKNFTDRVECPVYMAFGLQDPTCPPHTNFAGYNQVSAPKHFHCEPLCGHSMWKERRWQRIRADFFDQF